A genomic window from Salvelinus sp. IW2-2015 linkage group LG13, ASM291031v2, whole genome shotgun sequence includes:
- the LOC111971446 gene encoding uncharacterized protein has product MTKLQLLNAYLTERLTVVVREILDVVGDTVAEYREETARTKRENESAKRENESLRRQLRDILLLAETDWRSTSLSLSGQQQLCEQEWSSRXEQDPEPLQQSQVNRRGLQTQSQVALGKDGGLTGPNQGHTETVRXEEKPSXGZAIXKTEHNSDPEPKGFGNTSSLAPSPFSSNAHCATTTRAANAELPVLRTERKRSSPIDPIQGRIKMEPKECDVTVNLTNHEPQSSSGYTGLPITLLPHNHELSGDAGFKDLPDMDISELHNTPVHDQQTYETEPGSKDRVLPYNESNNFTPTDHQEGRPHRCTRCGESFSQAASLHLHLQYKKAYACDWCCKSFAQSADLRRHHRIHTGERPHRCSWCSKSFTQRGNLRRHLRIHTGERPYSCPYCHRTFSDGDTMKKHKRTHSGEKPYRCVQCPKSFTVASGLRVHLNTHLTDAGQLIT; this is encoded by the exons ATGACCAAACTGCAGCTGTTGAATGCTTACCTGACAGAACGTTTAACGGTAGTGGTGCGGGAGATTCTGGACGTAGTCGGGGACACAGTGGCCGAGTACCGAGAAGAGACGGCTAggacgaagagagagaatgaaagcgctaagagagaaaatgaaagccTTCGGCGACAGCTCCGGGACATCTTACTCTTGGCGGAGACAGACTGGC GTTCCACcagcctttctctctctgggcAGCAGCAGCTTTGTGAGCAAGAGTGGAGCTCCAGGCAKGAACAGGACCCAGAGCCCCTGCAGCAGAGCCAGGTCAACAGACGAGGGCTACAGACACAGAGCCAGGTAGCGTTGGGTAAGGATGGGGGTCTCACAGGACCAAACCAGGGACACACTGAAACRGTCMGARTAGAAGAGAAGCCCAGTYCAGGGSAGGCAATCMCAAAGACMGAGCACAACTCAGACCCAGAACCCAAGGGTTTTGGAAACACCTCGTCCTTGGCCCCATCTCCGTTCTCCTCCAATGCCCACTGTGCCACAACAACTCGAGCAGCCAACGCTGAATTGCCCGTCCttaggacagagagaaagaggtcctCTCCCATCGACCCAATCCAGGGACGGATCAAAATGGAACCCAAGGAATGCGACGTCACAGTGAACCTCACCAACCATGAACCTCAATCGAGTTCAGGCTACACAGGTCTTCCTATAACACTACTACCCCACAACCATGAACTCTCAGGCGACGCTGGCTTCAAAGACCTTCCAGATATGGACATCTCAGAGCTCCATAACACACCCGTACATGACCAGCAAACATATGAAACAGAGCCTGGGTCCAAGGACCGGGTGTTGCCATACAACGAGAGTAACAACTTCACCCCCACCGACCACCAGGAGGGGCGCCCACACCGCTGCACCCGATGTGGGGAGAGTTTCAGCCAGGCGGCCagcctccacctccaccttcAGTATAAGAAGGCCTACGCCTGTGACTGGTGCTGTAAGTCCTTTGCACAGTCGGCTGACCTGCGGCGCCACCACCGTATCCACACGGGGGAGAGGCCCCACCGCTGCTCCTGGTGCTCCAAAAGCTTTACCCAGAGAGGCAACCTGAGACGACACCTGAG GATCCACACCGGTGAGAGACCCTACAGCTGCCCCTACTGCCACAGGACTTTCAGCGATGGAGACACCATGAAAAAGCACAAACGGACTCACTCTGGGGAGAAACCCTATCGCTGTGTCCAGTGTCCCAAGAGCTTCACTGTGGCCAGCGGTCTGAGGGTACACCTGAACACACACCTGACTGATGCAGGGCAGCTCATCACATGA